A section of the Symphalangus syndactylus isolate Jambi chromosome 19, NHGRI_mSymSyn1-v2.1_pri, whole genome shotgun sequence genome encodes:
- the LGALS8 gene encoding galectin-8 isoform X1 produces the protein MMLSLNNLQNIIYNPVIPYVGTIPDQLDPGTLIVIRGHVPSDADRFQVDLQNGSSVKPRADVAFHFNPRFKRAGCIVCNTLINEKWGREEITYDTPFKREKSFEIVMMVLKDKFQVAVNGKHTLLYGHRIGPEKIDTLGIYGKVNIHSIGFSFSSDLQSTQASSLELTEISRENVPKSGTPQLSLPFAARLNTPMGPGRTVVVKGEVNANAKSFNVDLLAGKSKDIALHLNPRLNIKAFVRNSFLQESWGEEERNITSFPFSPGMYFEMIIYCDVREFKVAVNGVHSLEYKHRFKELSSIDTLEINGDIHLLEVRSW, from the exons gtAATCCCGTATGTTGGCACCATTCCTGATCAGCTGGATCCTGGAACTTTGATTGTAATACGTGGGCATGTTCCTAGTGACGCGGACAG ATTCCAGGTGGATCTGCAGAATGGCAGTAGCGTGAAACCTCGAGCCGATGTGGCCTTTCATTTCAATCCTCGTTTCAAAAGGGCCGGCTGCATTGTTTGCAATACTTTGATAAATGAAAAATGGGGACGGGAAGAGATCACCTATGACACGCCTTTCAAAAGAGAAAAGTCTTTTGAGATCGTGATGATGGTGCTGAAGGACAAATTCCAG GTGGCTGTGAATGGAAAACATACTCTGCTCTATGGCCACAGGATCGGCCCAGAGAAAATAGACACTCTGGGCATTTATGGCAAAGTGAATATTCACTCAATTGGTTTCAGCTTCAGCTCG GATTTACAGAGTACCCAAGCATCTAGTCTGGAACTGACAGAGATAAGTagagaaaat GTTCCAAAGTCTGGCACGCCCCAGCTT AGCCTGCCATTTGCTGCAAGGTTGAACACCCCCATGGGCCCGGGACGAACTGTCGTCGTTAAAGGAGAAGTGAATGCAAATGCCAAAAG CTTTAATGTTGACCTACTAGCAGGAAAATCAAAGGATATTGCTCTACACTTGAACCCACGCCTGAATATTAAAGCATTTGTAAGAAATTCTTTTCTTCAGGAGTCCtggggagaagaagagagaaatattACCTCTTTCCCATTTAGTCCTGGGATGTACTTTGAG atGATAATTTATTGTGATGTTAGagaattcaaggttgcagtaaaTGGCGTACACAGCCTGGAGTACAAACACAGATTTAAAGAGCTCAGCAGTATTGACACGCTGGAAATTAATGGAGACATCCACTTGCTGGAAGTAAGGAGCTGGTAG
- the LGALS8 gene encoding galectin-8 isoform X2, whose translation MMLSLNNLQNIIYNPVIPYVGTIPDQLDPGTLIVIRGHVPSDADRFQVDLQNGSSVKPRADVAFHFNPRFKRAGCIVCNTLINEKWGREEITYDTPFKREKSFEIVMMVLKDKFQDLQSTQASSLELTEISRENVPKSGTPQLSLPFAARLNTPMGPGRTVVVKGEVNANAKSFNVDLLAGKSKDIALHLNPRLNIKAFVRNSFLQESWGEEERNITSFPFSPGMYFEMIIYCDVREFKVAVNGVHSLEYKHRFKELSSIDTLEINGDIHLLEVRSW comes from the exons gtAATCCCGTATGTTGGCACCATTCCTGATCAGCTGGATCCTGGAACTTTGATTGTAATACGTGGGCATGTTCCTAGTGACGCGGACAG ATTCCAGGTGGATCTGCAGAATGGCAGTAGCGTGAAACCTCGAGCCGATGTGGCCTTTCATTTCAATCCTCGTTTCAAAAGGGCCGGCTGCATTGTTTGCAATACTTTGATAAATGAAAAATGGGGACGGGAAGAGATCACCTATGACACGCCTTTCAAAAGAGAAAAGTCTTTTGAGATCGTGATGATGGTGCTGAAGGACAAATTCCAG GATTTACAGAGTACCCAAGCATCTAGTCTGGAACTGACAGAGATAAGTagagaaaat GTTCCAAAGTCTGGCACGCCCCAGCTT AGCCTGCCATTTGCTGCAAGGTTGAACACCCCCATGGGCCCGGGACGAACTGTCGTCGTTAAAGGAGAAGTGAATGCAAATGCCAAAAG CTTTAATGTTGACCTACTAGCAGGAAAATCAAAGGATATTGCTCTACACTTGAACCCACGCCTGAATATTAAAGCATTTGTAAGAAATTCTTTTCTTCAGGAGTCCtggggagaagaagagagaaatattACCTCTTTCCCATTTAGTCCTGGGATGTACTTTGAG atGATAATTTATTGTGATGTTAGagaattcaaggttgcagtaaaTGGCGTACACAGCCTGGAGTACAAACACAGATTTAAAGAGCTCAGCAGTATTGACACGCTGGAAATTAATGGAGACATCCACTTGCTGGAAGTAAGGAGCTGGTAG